From a single Silene latifolia isolate original U9 population chromosome 6, ASM4854445v1, whole genome shotgun sequence genomic region:
- the LOC141587909 gene encoding uncharacterized protein LOC141587909, translated as MARRTPPKKTMEDEKKGKGKQSVCEGKEKVKSGVSFREPVERDEGEESDESEDISEETESSDEVEGEDSDDGEGSGDDEREDDGEKEKQVSQSDDGGLADMLSKVVKMAATMGAKKMTNDDTSTVDGDLKVAAVKKKVKGKEVEVGQGSKRKLTGGEVAVKKKRAKKEGTKLKGVEGHGSPASLHYVVTHLSTAQRKDVEDIGFGGLLELKASKFIHTMVDWLLDRYDTHTRLILFNRSVHFSICKHDVYDVFMLPCAGEDVPVGTEDKELVQSWRKRFVGSWKGNNSKSIGGCLMFFQLLYFHRLTWRGLPAPSTIPLIQHWTYDDLKRRVKEECKAYTVHRGFGIGVWDLKTYPVSLYLEKSFYRQTVENVVPEVEATVQDEARPAENSAAARTVSLPLPDDLPTDEDLRCSYSMIFVSMFCVGYNKHYMVDQALENVVPPPSFNLGIDDIGKEAPSRSYGLRYTRARDRPVPKPAAPVQSSTSDVTRATGRPIKAAGNKRK; from the exons ATGGCGAGGAGGACACCACCGAAGAAAACTATGGAAG ATGAGAAGAAAGGTAAAGGGAAGCAAAGCGTCTGCGAAGGAAAAGAAAAGGTGAAATCTGGGGTTTCATTTAGGGAGCCGGTGGAAAGAGATGAAGGGGAAGAAAGTGATGAATCAGAGGATATTTCGGAGGAAACTGAAAGCAGTGATGAGGTAGAAGGGGAAGACAGTGATGACGGGGAAGGCAGTGGCGACGATGAAAGGGAAGACGACGGTGAGAAGGAGAAGCAGGTGTCGCAATCTGATGATGGTGGCTTGGCAGATATGCTGAGTAAAGTTGTCAAAATGGCAGCTACTATGGGTGCAAAGAAGATGACCAATGATGACACAAGCACGGTGGATG GGGATCTCAAAGTGGCTGCTGTTAAGAAAAAGGTCAAAGGGAAAGAGGTGGAGGTTGGTCAAGGGTCAAAGAGAAAGTTAACAGGTGGCGAAGTGGCTGTGAAAAAAAAACGAGCGAAAAAGGAAGGAAC GAAATTGAAAGGAGTGGAGGGACATGGGTCACCAGCTTCCCTACACTATGTCGTGACCCATTTATCAACAGCTCAGAGAAAAGACGTTGAAGATATTGGCTTCGGAGGGCTTCTTGAGTTGAAGGCGTCAAAGTTTATTCATACAATGGTAGATTGGTTGTTGGATCGGTATGATACGCATACAAGGCTGATATTATTCAATAGGTCTGTGCACTTCTCAATCTGTAAACATGATGTCTACGATGTTTTCATGCTGCCGTGTGCGGGGGAGGATGTACCAGTGGGTACAGAAGATAAAGAGTTAGTGCAGTCTTGGAGAAAGCGATTCG TGGGGTCATGGAAGGGCAACAACTCGAAAAGCATTGGGGGATGCCTAATGTTCTTTCAGTTACTCTACTTTCACCGACTGACTTGGAGGGGATTACCTGCACCAAGTACCATACCATTGATACAGCATTGGACCTATGACGACCTCAAGAGGCGAGTTAAGGAGGAATGCAAGGCTTACACAGTTCATAGGGGCTTTGGTATAGGGGTGTGGGATCTGAAGACATACCCAGTTTCTCTTTATCTGGAAAAGTCATTCTATCGACAGACGGTTGAAAATGTGGTGCCTGAAGTAGAAGCTACCGTGCAAGATGAAGCTCGTCCGGCAGAGAACAGTGCAGCTGCACGGACTGTGTCTTTACCGCTGCCAGATGACCTCCCTACTGACGAGGATCTCCGCT GTTCTTATAGTATGATATTTGTCAGCATGTTCTGTGTTGGTTATAACAAGCATTATATG GTTGACCAAGCTTTGGAAAACGTGGTACCCCCACCATCATTTAACTTGGGGATAGATGACATTGGCAAGGAAGCACCAAGCCGCTCGTACGGGCTCAGGTACACTCGTGCTAGAGACCGTCCAGTCCCTAAGCCTGCAGCTCCTGTTCAGAGTAGCACTTCCGATGTCACCCGTGCCACGGGCCGTCCGATCAAAGCTGCCGGTAATAAGAGGAAGTGA